AATAGGCTTTCCATCCCAAGCCAGGGGGAGCTTGAGGGGGTTGTAAAtcttttcttcaccatccTCGCCTTCACCATCGTCTTGATCCATCGGTTCATGACGGGTATCAGACACGTTGAGGAGGTTATCCAGTTCCTGTTGACGCTCTCGTTCTGTCATTCCTTGCTTGCGTTCGACGTTGACGCGGGTATCGCCCCGCTCAGTGCTCATAGCGCTGGCCAATCGCTTGACTCGGTGCTCGCGCTCTGCTACAGCTCGCTCTTTTAGTCTAGTTGGAGAGACAACTCCCTTCCCAGAACCATTTGCTGCCGGCTTCGACTCTTCTTGTCGCTGGCTTCGCTGTTCTGCGGCCTTGATGTGCTTTCGTCCCTTGAGGTGGTTCTTGTAGACATTTTCGTTGGCGAATTCCTTCTCGCAGTCATCGCACCATATGGCGTCTCCTGTGCGCTGCTTGGTTGATGTCGCCTGCTCAAGAGTCCATCCCTCTACTTCGTCCTTAGTCCAAGCCTCATCAAACTCCTGGTCAAAAGACTGCACGATCTTGTCCACGTTCTCCAAAGGTCGTGTCCGTCGCATGAACGACTCGAGATAATCGCTTAAATCTCCGACATATTTGAAATATTGATCAGTCAGCTTCTCATTCCGCTTGACGCCTGCAAAGCCGGGCGCAAAGTTGTCGAATAACTCGAGATACTGCAGATAGGTCAAGCGCTTTACGTTTGGCAGGTTGAGAAAGGATTCGTGACAAGTATTTAGATCAAAAAATCTTCCGTAGGCCTCCTCTCCTGAGAATAGAGAGTCGACAATGGAGGGCATAGGATCTGATGGATCACCATGTCTCGACACCTTGTATCGCTGCTCTGAGTTCTCCGCCTGCTCATTGGGGTATCTTGCGTGGTGATCTCGGACGTCCTTCCATTGACGATAAAACTCTTCGAACGGATCCCCAGTGCCGATCTGTTGGATCTCTTGAGCCCTGCTTCCAGACTCGTCCCCGTAGATGTTGAGTAGGTTCTGGGACTGCGCCTGGATCTGGTCCAAGAGCTGTGCAACTTCGTGGTCGCGGTTGAGGCGATCGCGGATCTAGATCAACGGCATCGGTTAGGCATCGTCTGGGGTAGAGAACAGAAACACAGTCTGGGGGAGCTCACATGTTTGGGGTCCTCGCGGATGCGGTCCGCAATGCCCTGTTCAAGGCGCTCTAGGTCCTCGTGGATATACCGCTGCTCTTCTAAAACCAACATTGTGTAAGGCTGTGATGTTGAGAGCTGAAAGGAATAATTGacggaagagaaaagaaggtcGGCGCGACACCAAGAGGAAATCGCTGCTTCAGCCAATGCATGAGGTAGCGTTCAAGTGACTCCATaaaaaaacaccaagcaGGTCGCGTTTTTAGAAGGACCTGGGGGGCAAAAGCGCCTTATCGGTTCTGCCGGGGTATTGCCGACGCCAGAAACGTTATCGATCGATCCAAAAGTTTTGGAGCCGAGATCCCCAACTACCGACCTAACATCATCCCAGAGCTGCCAGCAGGTTCAGCAAACACTTTATCCCTTACAACACCAATCCATCTTGCTACATCATGGCTGAGGGCGCTGGAGGCATTGACCGCAAGGCGGATGAGAGGATGGAGTTTTCCACCTCCAAAGAGGTGACGGTGCACCCGACTTTCGAGGCCATGTCGCTGAAGGGTAAAGCCACCTAGTCTATAGTCTACCGCCCTTTGTCAATCGTGTTGATTTGTCTAACAGTAATCTTCTAGAGAATCTTCTCCGCGGCATCTATGCTTACGGTTATGAATCCCCCTCTGCCGTCCAGTCGCGAGCCATTGTCCAGATCTGCAAGGGACGCGACACTATCGCGCAAGCCCAGTCCGGCACGGGAAAGACCGCCACCTTCTCGATCAGCATGCTGCAAGTTATTGACACGGCCGTGCGCGAGACCCAAGCACTTGTCCTGTCCCCCACACGAGAACTGGCTACTCAGATCCAGTCGGTTGTCATGGCATTGGGCGACTATATGAATGTGCAGTGCCACGCCTGCATCGGTGGCACTAACGTTGGGGAGGATATTCGCAAGCTCGACTACGGCCAGCATATTGTTTCGGGCACACCGGGGCGGGTAGCTGATATGATTCGACGACGCCATCTTAGGACGAGGCACATCAAGATGCTCATTTTGGACGAAGCAGATGAGCTCCTTAACAAGGGGTTCAGAGAGCAAATCTACGACGTCTACCGCTACCTGCCGCCGGCGACGCAGGTCGTGGTCGTCAGTGCCACCCTTCCCTACGATGTCCTTGACATGACGACCAAGTTCATGACCGACCCTGTCCGAATCTTGGTCAAGCGAGACGAACTTACGCTGGAAGGATTGAAGCAATACTTTATCGCCGTGGAGAAGGAAGACTGGAAATTCGACACTCTGTGCGACCTTTACGACACTCTCACCATTACCCAAGCCGTCATCTTCTGTAACACACGCCGTAAGGTCGACTGGCTCACGGACAAGATGCGCGAGGCCAACTTTACTGTCAGCTCCATGCATGGTGATATGCCTCAGAAGGAGCGTGACAGCATCATGCAAGACTTCCGACAGGGAAACAGCCGAGTTCTCATCTCGACAGATGTGTGGGCACGTGGTATCGATGTGCAACAAGTCAGTCTAGTTATCAACTACGACTTGCCAAGCAACCGAGAAAACTACATTCACCGAATTGGTCGTAGTGGACGATTCGGCCGCAAGGGCGTGGCCATCAACTTTGTGACCACGGAAGATGTGCGCATCCTCCGAGACATTGAGTGTACGTTGTATTACCTCGCTTCTACCTTGTGACAAATACTAACTTGCTTAACATAGTGTATTACTCAACTCAAATCGACGAGATGCCGATGAATGTCGCCGATCTCATCTCATAATCAACCGCTCTCCTCGCGCACAAGAGCGCACAGCGGACAAGTAGCATACCGAAGGACGCAGCATAGCTGGGGCAAGGTACAGAGCCGAGGGCCAGGGGCAGGCCCGGCTCTTTAATTGTGGAGGAAAGGGGTACCAAGTTTGATCAGGtgagcctcttttttctATTCGGTTTCGTTACTGATCTCGCTAACTTTGAGTagattgacttttttttttttttttgccgGCAGAGCCTTGTTTGGACAATAGGGTTATTGATTTCGGAGAAAGCATGTCCTACGAATGCTGTCAAGTAGCAGAAGTGTCAGTTGACAGCAGCTTAAAACGATTGTGTGATATTAGGCTTGTCGGGGCGCATTACAAATGTTCAGGTGAAAGGCTTTAGTCTAGTTCGAATGCTTTGATCATGTGTCACGGCTTGTTAGCAAAAGGCGGTAGGAGGAGCAATCACCAATGTCTCATCCAACATGCTTTGCCAGATGCTCCATCTAGCACAATGATATAGTAACCCCCTCGCTGAAAGATATGATTTACTCCAGGGTATCGTGTATACGCAGCAGCTTTGGTAAATGAGCATCTTCTATCAGTGACATATCGCTATGAAATCGGACACGATAGCCAAGTTGGTGGTCAGGGAGTATGAAAATAGCACCAGGGTAGGTGAGCTTGGGTCTAGAAATAGGATTATATTTCTCATTCTACGTGTAAGATGTTGAAAGGGAGCCGCCTTGGCAACATGGGCAGCTTTCTTCAGCCTTTCTATTTCAAGCTTCCGCGGGTAATCCAATTAAACAGCTACATTTCATCACTCATTATGACGCACTTGATTTATGAAACATACTACCCATCTGGGCGAGCCGGGGTAGTATCGGAAGTGATTGTAGCAGGAATACAAGCATGAGATCTAGATATCGACACAGACAATGACTCTCTTGTGCCTGACAGATGGATTGGAGATCCTACATCCATTGTTGGGCGGAAATCCGTCTACTTGATAATTCAGAGTCAGAGTGTCGCGTGACACTTGATTGCGGTATTCTAGTCGCTTGGCTCGCGAGTCACCGGATTGGTGTAGATCAGTGTCTTGGTCGTGGTGCCGAGAGACTGTCTCAGTTCAATACCACCTCGTGTTGGGCAGCTCTGTGACGCAATTCATTGTCATTCACTCTCGAGATTGTCATTTTGTGCGCAAATAAGAGCTGTAGATGAAGTCCGAGAAAAATCCGGAAGGAATCCAGGTGTGCAAGCAGTCGGCTCGGCCCCTTTCCAGGAGCGATTGAACTTTCAGCATTTCCTCGTAAGCTCCCAAGATGTCCAACGTCAAACATCAAAAGTCGGCAGTAATCATACCTCGTATTACACATATAGGagctgagaaaagaagaaaaccaaaaaggaaaaagaaaaaaaagaaaaagaaaaagaaaatcaccGAGAAAAAGAATCCTTGTATGCAACGTGACAGACGGTATCTCCTAAATCCCGTCTCAGCTTCAGGGTAAGCTGCGACGTCAGACGGAGTACGTACTGTACTCGAACTTGTGTTGTGGCACACCTGGAACCAacagcttcttttgctgATGGCAATCTTACTTAATTTGCCGCGATATTACACTGATGTTGTACTTTGTACCATGTGGCTAGGTCGGTAAACGAGGCGCTTACTAGAATAGCAATGTGACTTGAACATCCAAATAGGCCAGCCTCCTACCTGTCCGGGAAGTGAGCAGCACGCACCAACACCTTGGACGCTCTCACCTCTTCCCAAATGAGGCGTTTTCTCGAGAGACGAGATGCCTACTCGAGCAAAGGATAGTCTCAGAAAATGCTACCTTGGTCTAACATGAGTTCTGGCAAGGGAGCAAGAGCAACGGTGGTATCAAACAGGGCCCCCGAGGCTGTTCGCTACCCGTGGCCGTATTTCCGGGTCTGGAGGCGGCGCCAATTCCAAGCCAGGCCTTTCGATAGACGCAT
This genomic stretch from Trichoderma breve strain T069 chromosome 1, whole genome shotgun sequence harbors:
- a CDS encoding pre-mRNA-splicing factor SF3A3, of SF3a complex, prp9 domain-containing protein — protein: MLVLEEQRYIHEDLERLEQGIADRIREDPKHIRDRLNRDHEVAQLLDQIQAQSQNLLNIYGDESGSRAQEIQQIGTGDPFEEFYRQWKDVRDHHARYPNEQAENSEQRYKVSRHGDPSDPMPSIVDSLFSGEEAYGRFFDLNTCHESFLNLPNVKRLTYLQYLELFDNFAPGFAGVKRNEKLTDQYFKYVGDLSDYLESFMRRTRPLENVDKIVQSFDQEFDEAWTKDEVEGWTLEQATSTKQRTGDAIWCDDCEKEFANENVYKNHLKGRKHIKAAEQRSQRQEESKPAANGSGKGVVSPTRLKERAVAEREHRVKRLASAMSTERGDTRVNVERKQGMTERERQQELDNLLNVSDTRHEPMDQDDGEGEDGEEKIYNPLKLPLAWDGKPIPFWLYRLHGLGVEFPCEICGNFVYMGRRAFDKHFNEARHVYGLKCLGIANTSLFRDITGIDEAMRLWEKIQKEKKRGKIDDGSVIQMEDGEGNVMPEKVYYDLQKQGLL
- a CDS encoding DEAD/DEAH box helicase domain-containing protein gives rise to the protein MAEGAGGIDRKADERMEFSTSKEVTVHPTFEAMSLKENLLRGIYAYGYESPSAVQSRAIVQICKGRDTIAQAQSGTGKTATFSISMLQVIDTAVRETQALVLSPTRELATQIQSVVMALGDYMNVQCHACIGGTNVGEDIRKLDYGQHIVSGTPGRVADMIRRRHLRTRHIKMLILDEADELLNKGFREQIYDVYRYLPPATQVVVVSATLPYDVLDMTTKFMTDPVRILVKRDELTLEGLKQYFIAVEKEDWKFDTLCDLYDTLTITQAVIFCNTRRKVDWLTDKMREANFTVSSMHGDMPQKERDSIMQDFRQGNSRVLISTDVWARGIDVQQVSLVINYDLPSNRENYIHRIGRSGRFGRKGVAINFVTTEDVRILRDIELYYSTQIDEMPMNVADLIS